GGGATACATAAGGCGGCAAGAGGGAGAGGCTACATAAACCGCTGTCAAAGTGTCATTTAATCAGGACGGTTTTTTTTCAATAGCGGTTTTTCCTTGAAGTTCCACAGGAAGAAATGTATGCCTGATGATGGCAAGGCTGGGTTTTGATGGGGGTTGAAGTTCTTTCCCCGAGAAATGGGTTGACAGAAAAGGGCACAGATAAAATTATGTCTCTCACTTGCGAAAAAAATACACAACGCATAGCACAAGTCCCAGAATTTGCGAGGACTTATAGTTCTTTTAGGAGGAACGATGTCACCCAGTTTACGGGACGCTCGCGAGAGCGTCACGGGGGTATTTGCGACAGCATTTTGCCCCATCAACTTTATAAACAAATCAGCTAAATACGCGTCCGCGCGTCTTGGCGACAGTTTTTCTGGTTGCCAGGACGTGAAGGGCTTGTGTTTTCTAAAACTGTGGAGGAACCAGTGAGTAAATTCGAAAATCGCATCCGGATCAAACTTAAGGCATACGATCATCGTTTACTGGACCAATCTGTGGCAGAAATAGTGAAGAGCACCCGTAATACGGGGGCCAAGGTTGTAGGTCCGATTCCGTTGCCAACGAACCGGACAATCTACACCATTCTGCGTTCGCCACATGTTGACAAGAAGAGCCAAGACCAGTTTCAGATGTTGGTTCACAAACGTTTGGTCGATATTCTTAATCCAACCCAACAGACCACAAACGCCCTGAAGAAGCTTAGCCTTCCGGCTGGGGTGCATGTGGAGATCAAGGCCAATTCGGGGAGATAATCATGTTGGGATTGATTGGAAAAAAGATTGGTATGACCCAAGTTTTCGACGAAACCGGTAGAGTTATTCCCGTTACAGTTATCCAGGCTGGTCCCTGCCGCATTGTGAGCAGGCGCAGCAAGGAAAAACACGGATATGAAGCCCTTCAATTGGGTTTTGAAGAACTCCCGGAAAAGCGCGTCAAAAAACCCATGAGAGGTTATTTTAAGAAGAAAGACAGCCCGCTCTACCGCTACCTGCGTGAATTCCGCCCATCCTACGGCCAAGAGGTCGAAGGATTTGAGGTTGGAAAAGATTTGACGGTGGATTGGTTCAGCCCGAACGAGACTGTTTCGGTGAGTTCCAATTCCAAGGGTCGCGGCTTCACCGGCGTGATGAAGCGCCATGGTTTTGCGGGCTTCATTGCTTCCCACGGTGTTCACGAAACATTTCGTGGGCCAGGCTCGATTGGGCAATGCGCCACACCGGGCCGGGTGTATAAAGGAAGGAAACTTCCCGGACAGCATGGCAACACGAAATTCACCGTGCGTCATCTGAAAGTTGTGAAAGTTGATCCCGAACAGAATCTCATCCTTGTAAAAGGTGCGGTTCCCGGGCATCGCAATTCACTCGTCACCATCCATAAGGAAATTTAGGGGGATATAATATGGTTACAGCAGTAAAATTCAATTCCCTCGGGGAACGGATGGAAGAGATGGAACTTCCGGCCAACATTTTTGACGTTGACGTTGATTCACCGAAAGTGTTGTTGCACGAAGTTATCACCATGTATTTGGGCAACCAGCGACAGGGCACGGTTCAAAAGAAGAGCCGGGGCATGGTTGCTGGCAGCACGCGCAAGCTCTTCCGTCAGAAGGGCACAGGCAACGCTCGTATGGGCAGCCGTCGCTCGCCGGTCCGCGTTCATGGTGGCTTAGCTTTTGCCATCTATCCAAAAGATTGGTATCGCCGGATTCCGCGCAAGAAAAAACGCATGGCTTTGAAGGTTGCGCTCACAGACCGCGCCCGTGAAGGCCGGGTTTTTGTGATTGAATCCTTCGATTTTTCGAAGCCGAACACAAAGCAGGCGCAGGAACTTTTGGGAAAGATTATTCCTGAAAAAGGTCGCAAACTGGTTGTGACGGACGGAAACCACCACGCCACAGTGAGGTCTTTCACAAACCTTGTGGACGTGATGACCGACAGAGCCGACAGCCTGCATGCCTATGAGGTTTTGAAAAGCAGTTATGTGTTGCTTACCAGCGAAGCCCTCAGCAAGATTGAGGAGGTATTCAGCAAATGATTCATCCGCGAAATATAGTCATTTCCCCGATTATCACCGAGAAGAGTGAAAACCAGGCTCAAAGCCAAAACACTTACACCTTCAAGGTGAGCATCAACGCGAATAAAATTGAAATCAAGCACGCCATCGAAAAGATTTTTTCGGTGAAGGTGCTGGATGTGAACACAATCCGTATGCTGGGCAAACCCAAACGTTTGGGCAAATACAGCGGCAAACGCCCGGATTGGAAAAAAGCCATTGTGACCCTGCGGAGCGGTGATAGAATCGCCGACTTTGAGGTCTAAGGAGCAAAAAGCATGGGAATCAAAAAGTACAAACCCACCACTCCCAGCCTGAGGTTCCGCACGGGCTACACCTTTGAAGAGATCACGACTGACAAGCCGGAAAAATCCTTGT
This sequence is a window from Candidatus Cloacimonadota bacterium. Protein-coding genes within it:
- the rpsJ gene encoding 30S ribosomal protein S10; the protein is MSKFENRIRIKLKAYDHRLLDQSVAEIVKSTRNTGAKVVGPIPLPTNRTIYTILRSPHVDKKSQDQFQMLVHKRLVDILNPTQQTTNALKKLSLPAGVHVEIKANSGR
- the rplC gene encoding 50S ribosomal protein L3 encodes the protein MLGLIGKKIGMTQVFDETGRVIPVTVIQAGPCRIVSRRSKEKHGYEALQLGFEELPEKRVKKPMRGYFKKKDSPLYRYLREFRPSYGQEVEGFEVGKDLTVDWFSPNETVSVSSNSKGRGFTGVMKRHGFAGFIASHGVHETFRGPGSIGQCATPGRVYKGRKLPGQHGNTKFTVRHLKVVKVDPEQNLILVKGAVPGHRNSLVTIHKEI
- the rplD gene encoding 50S ribosomal protein L4, translated to MVTAVKFNSLGERMEEMELPANIFDVDVDSPKVLLHEVITMYLGNQRQGTVQKKSRGMVAGSTRKLFRQKGTGNARMGSRRSPVRVHGGLAFAIYPKDWYRRIPRKKKRMALKVALTDRAREGRVFVIESFDFSKPNTKQAQELLGKIIPEKGRKLVVTDGNHHATVRSFTNLVDVMTDRADSLHAYEVLKSSYVLLTSEALSKIEEVFSK
- the rplW gene encoding 50S ribosomal protein L23; this translates as MIHPRNIVISPIITEKSENQAQSQNTYTFKVSINANKIEIKHAIEKIFSVKVLDVNTIRMLGKPKRLGKYSGKRPDWKKAIVTLRSGDRIADFEV